One Castanea sativa cultivar Marrone di Chiusa Pesio chromosome 4, ASM4071231v1 DNA window includes the following coding sequences:
- the LOC142631250 gene encoding nudix hydrolase 4-like translates to MVVYTSQLYKPLFSLKTNSNFRFERDCFCYSSSLIVVRVKMGVLLSKNLSNFVLLSYLLELLPMKKVYNNMLSLDTKTKNIISLNARTGIKNTVSLTGKTNMASLVARTGRHLQRYDTVGYRQVVGCIPYRYRKTNKSEELEVLLISSQKGKGMLFPKGGWEEDEDIRDAALRETFEEAGVRGELEEKLGMWPYKSKRCDIMHNGYMFPLLVNKELKQWPEQNIRKREWMTATKAREVCQQGWMKAALDELISRQMKNSDK, encoded by the exons ATGGTTGTTTACACTTCACAATTATATAAGCCTCTCTTTTCCCTCAAAACAAATTCCAATTTTAGATTTGAGAGAGATTGTTTTTGCTACTCTTCTTCGTTAATCGTTGTGCGTGTGAAAATGGGTGTTCTTCTTTcaaaaaatctttcaaatttTGTCTTGCTTTCTTATCTTTTAGAATTGTTGCCTATGAAGAAAGTATACAACAACATGCTCTCCCttgacacaaaaacaaaaaacatcaTCTCCCTGAATGCCCGTACAGGAATAAAAAACACGGTCTCCCTTACAGGAAAAACAAACATGGCCTCCCTCGTTGCCCGTACAGGAAGGCATTTGCAGAGATATGACACCGTTGGGTATCGCCAAGTTGTTGG ATGCATTCCTTATAGATACAGAAAAACCAATAAATCTGAGGAATTAGAAGTTCTTCTGATTAGTTCACAGAAGGGTAAAGGAATGTTATTCCCAAAG GGAGGATGGGAAGAGGATGAGGATATAAGAGATGCTGCCCTAAGAGAGACTTTCGAGGAAGCCGGCGTTCGGGGAGAACTCGAA GAGAAATTGGGTATGTGGCCTTACAAGAGCAAAAGATGTGACATAATGCATAATGGTTACATGTTCCCTTTGCTTGTCAACAAGGAGTTAAAGCAATGGCCAGAGCAAAATATCAGGAAACGAGAATGG ATGACGGCGACCAAAGCTAGAGAAGTATGCCAACAAGGGTGGATGAAGGCTGCTTTAGATGAGTTAATTAGTAGACAAATGAAAAATTCTGATAAATGA